A DNA window from Arachis duranensis cultivar V14167 chromosome 3, aradu.V14167.gnm2.J7QH, whole genome shotgun sequence contains the following coding sequences:
- the LOC107476458 gene encoding LOW QUALITY PROTEIN: anaphase-promoting complex subunit 10 (The sequence of the model RefSeq protein was modified relative to this genomic sequence to represent the inferred CDS: inserted 2 bases in 1 codon; substituted 2 bases at 2 genomic stop codons): MLGINSFAQRHLDYIGRDELLEALKRRKGTFETGQEDSAEIPEKLKLRLAYREVAVAVLLSFIMAAESSEGEEXAKLTGGNQLLVVDDDLREMSKKAAWSVSSCKPGNGVSXDNLETYXQSDGAQTHLVNIQFQKKVRLQLIILYVDFKLDGSKLDGSYTPSKISIRAGDGFHNLKGVRSLLSLKSCVKFIRSIMANLSYMEANRHSHIII; the protein is encoded by the exons ATGCTAGGAATAAATTCTTTCGCTCAGAGGCATTTGGATTACATTGGGCGAGATGAGCTACTTGAGGCATTAAAGAGG CGAAAAGGAACTTTTGAAACAGGCCAAGAGgatagtgctgaaattcctGAAAAATTGAAGCTTAGACTGGCATACAGAGAAGTGGCAGTTGCTGTTCTT CTTTCATTCATTATGGCAGCAGAGTCATCGGAGGGTGAAGAATAAGCAAAGCTCACTGGAGGGAATCAACTCTTGGTTGTGGATGATGACCTCAGAGAGATGAGCAAGAAGGCTGCCTGGAGTGTTAGCTCCTGCAAGCCTGGCAATGGAGTTTC TGACAACCTGGAAACCTATTAGCA ATCTGATGGTGCTCAAACCCATTTGGTTAACATTCAGTTTCAAAAGAAAGTTAGATTACAA TTAATTATTCTCTATGTGGATTTCAAGCTCGATGGGAGTAAGCTAGATGGGAGTTACACGCCAAGCAAGATTTCCATTCGTGCTGGTGATGGCTTTCACAACCTGAAG GGTGTGAGATCTCTGCTGTCTTTGAAGTCATGTGTCAAATTTATAAGGAGCATTATGGCAAACCTGAGTTACATGGAAGCCAATAGGCATAGCCATATAATTATTTAG